The genomic stretch GCCTTCGTTCATATACTTTAGTGTAATTCAAATCAAATGACTGACAAATCTACTTCCCCACAGACAACACTTTTACACTTCAACATTGCAACACTGCTTCACCAACAATACACATTCTCTTTGGATCAAACACAACAATCCTCTTTGATATTCATACATTATTTGGGTCTATCACTTCATGGTTACACACTCATCTCTAAATCAATCTCTTCATGCATTACCTTATAGAGTTACAGACTCTGGCAAAGCTCTTCTCGTGCATCTTGCCCTATAGAGTTACAGACTTTGGTAACCTTTTTACTGTCTATAGAGTTACAGACTCTGGCAGCTTCTCATCATGCCTTGTAAAGTTACAGACTTTAGCTATTTTTCATTATTGCCTTATAGAGTTACAAACTCTGGCTACTTTTCATTCTGTCTTATAGAGTTATAGACTCTGACAACCTTTTAGTCTTCCATGTAGAGTTACAGAATCTGGCAGACTCTCACTCTGCCCTATAGAGTTACAGACTCTGGCAAACCTTTCATTATGCCTCGTAGAGTTACAGACCTGACAACATTTCATTCATACCCTATAAAGTTACAGGCTCTGGCAATCTCTCTTCTTGCCTTGTACAGTTACAGACTTTGGCAAACCTTTCATTTTGTCCGATAGAGTTACAAACTCTGGAAACCTTGCTTTCTGCCGTATAGAGTTACAGACTCTAGCACCCTTTCATTTCTGCCTCGTAAAGTTATGGACTTTGGCAATCATTTATTCTTGCCTTAGAGAGTTACATACTTTGATAACCTTTCATATTGTTTATTGAGTTACAGACTCTAGCAAATCTTTATAGAATATCCTGTAGAGTTACAGACCCTGGCAAATTCCTTTTCTCTTATGTTGCCTTGTAGAGTTACAGACTCTGGAAAATCATACACTTCTTGTATTGCCCATACCATATATTAGTTAACGCCATACTTTTTTATTCAAATAAcactttctctttctcttttaGGCTAATTAACATCTATTGGTTAATTCCACATTCTTTTATTCTCTTTGGCTAATCACCATCTACTGGTTAATACCACACTATTTCGATTCAAACAATTTTCTTCGCCTTTTGGCAACCTAATCAACTATTTCCTTTCTTTGTTTCTATCCTTAGTTCCATAAACTAcaaagctctgatttcctcattgcactatgaggatacgtaggcacgaggattcaAATTCTCAGCGAGCATACTAATTATTAAACCTTTTTTCCTTTATCCTTTTGCAAGTAACATTTAGATAGTAACATCATTCGAGTAAAGAACAATTAAAgtggttctcgttgagtacacCAGATGTGAGGGGTGCTGATATATTTCCTTTACATAACATACTTCCTTACCCTTTTTTCTCTTCCCCTGagttttctcgatattttccctttccttcgggaataaataaagtttgatggtgactttgttgtATCTCCGAGTGTGCGATGCACTCAGGTATTTTTTGCGGTGCGACATCCGAGGGAGATAACAAGTCTCTAATTCATTAAACTTTGAAAAGTTATTACAAGAGATTACATATGAGTTATAAGAAAATAACCTTTCAAATTTCCAAAAAATCATATTTTCTACCCAAGTGTTTTTCAATCTCTCCAACACTTAATATAAGAATCACACAAATCAACGTGTATAAAGTGTTTATCAATCTCTCTGATAGCCCTAAAAGGCTATCAAATCCCTAGAATATAATTCTAAAGAATTTTATCATTTACTTATCAGTAGGATTTCTATCTTATGCCACTTCTCATCAATAAATGAGAGAAAACCCATATTTACAACTAATAAAACATTAATGGGCCTAAGATATGACCTATTAACAAACTGAACCACAAACAAGCCTGAAAATCTGGCAGTACCAAAATATATCATTTTTCCTTCTCTTTTCTCACTTTAGGTTTTAAGGTATATTACAAAACCTTTCGATGTTGCCATAATATCAGGAACTAAATCCCCAATATGTATAAGAAAGAGATCAATGCTTTGTAAGAGAGAAATTTGTGATTTGAAAGGGAAAATGTCGGTGATTTGGATTCTCAGTGAAGAAATGGTGCGTTTTCATGGAAATTTGTAGGAATCGGAAGTCGATTCTCACAGAAGACATCGCTATTCCGTTATAAAACCAGAAATAGATGGAGATTGAATGAAACATAGTTTTGATGCGGTGGAATGAATTTCCAGTATGGCAAAGCAGTGGTGGACCTGCAAGATTAACATCCAAACTCCTAAATCATTGAATGAGTGAAGAAGTAGTTTGAGTGTGTGAATGAAAGAATATATGAAATGACGCATGTTGTACTTTATATAGTGTGAGTGGTTAAAGTCATCTTCATGAGATTTGTTGCCTCATGCATGTTATCATCTAATTAAATCCAATGATGAAAAATATACAAGAGGCCACAATCATGTGTTTTCGATTGGGGTAAGTTTCACATGTTCATCGTGTTTTTCTGTGTGATGCTTATTATTGAGTCTTTCATTTTAGACTTTAAGAGTTGTCAATAATATTTAAACTCCCTCCATCTCAAAATAAAATTCTTTTAAGATTGTTGCacacatattaaaaaaaataatcaatGAAAGAATAAATGTAAAATTATTTTTGATTACTTAAGACATTATCTTAAATTTAAAGTAAGATTGAATGCCTTGAGTGTAATGTAGACATAATTAATTTAACATAAAATtgataaaaataattaattttattggAAAAAATAAAACGACAGGATAaatttttaaaactaaaaaaacATTTAGACGGAGTAATTATTTTCGTAACCTTTTTTGAGaacttaaaaaataaaatttaaaaaaattatgaaagATATCATCAATTATTTTAATAAGATCTCTAAAACAAAATTACAGAACTGGGTCAATAGCAGTTTCTCCACCGCACTCAATCATTGTAAGTTACGCTCAATCATTGATTCTGTTactcattttcttttttcttgaCAAAAATTTCTTGTTATTCATCCCAATTCAATTCAATTCCATCATAACAATACTGAATTAGGTTAAGTTTTAGGTTAAAGATCCATGGGTTTCCTCATTCATTGTGGTTGAGGATTCACTCTTTCGTGAAACAATTTCTGATGAACTGAGATTGCTTATGATTTGgatttgatgatttttttttatagAAGATAATTGGTAAAAATGAATGAAAGTTTAGAACGCATATATGTGTGAAATCTTTCTTATGTAGCACATGTTTGATTTTGATCATTTATATTATGAATAAGAGCTTATATATATAAGTTGTGTTCATCGAATAAGAGCTTATATATATAAGTTGTGTTCATCGAATAAGAGCTTATGTATAAGTTGTTTTGGCAATCGAAGATAGAATGAGAATAAAATCTACATAATAGCTTGCCGGGAGGAACAGTTACTGAATTTGTTTAAATTGTTTTCTTCAGGCTAGCCTCTTCGCAAGATGGGGAAGTCGGATGCAGATGAGAAGATTCTCAGCTACAATGATGTGGTGCTTAGACGATCTGATCTAGACATTCTCAGTGGTCCATATTATTTGAACGACCGAATTATCGAGTTTTATCTAAGTTACCTCTCGTCATCGCATCCCTCTCAGGATATCTTGTTGGTTCCACCATCCATTGCATTTTGGATACTACAATGTCCTTTTGCTGAGGCTTTAAAAGATTTCTTAGAGCCCCTTCATTTGTCTGAAAAGGAACTCGTTTTATTTCCCGTCAATAACAACGAAGACGTTAATGCAGCGGAAGGTGGATCTCATTGGAGCTTACTTGCATACTACCGCAACGCGAATCTATTTGTTCACCATGATAGCTGCAGAAGCTTAAATTCAGAACCTGCTAAGAAACTCTATAAAGCTGTTGTTGGATATGTGGGATCATCTGAATCAGGAGCCGAGGCCCGCTTTCTGGAATGCACTGATTCGCCTAGGCAAGTGAATGGTTATGACTGTGGCTTATACGTCACAGCCATAGCAAGAGCGATATGCGACTGGCGTGTAAATAGTATAAAGACTGATGCAAATGATTTGTGGTTCTCTGTCGTGAAAGAACGAGTTACTCCATCTGCTGTTCACTGCATGCGAACGGAGATTCTAGTCTTGATCAGAGATCTAATGGCAAAACATTCAGGCAAGCATGCTCAAGAGTAAAATCTGGTTTCCACTAATTCAATTTTGAAGGCCTCTGATTTAGTGTGTCTAGTCTGGTTTAACCTCTGTCTACCCAGTTACTGCATATGCAAATTTTATTTTAGCATTTTCGTGGTTGTTAGCAAGTGAATACATAGATCAGAATATATATATTTTTGATgaataaaaaaaaagaatagatATATTTTGGTTTGTTTTTGGAACTGTGTATGAAATTAGATTTTCATTACACTTGAATGTAGTGACAAGCTTTCTCTGTTACAATGTGATTGAACTTAGTAGTGTTACATTTTTATCTGCTGTCTTTGTAGTGCAGTGTGATGATgataaaaaattaattaatcTATCTTAATATTTGGATGCGATCtatacaaaaataaaaaataagtataaaaatatatatttgcaGTTCGATTCGGTTTGAATCAGTTTTGAAAATCAATCTGAAGTTCGATCCCAAATTGATTAATTTTTCAAAATAACATCCAAATACATTAAATTTATGGTTTTTATCCGGATAAGTTTAGATTTGAACACTCTTAATCTTATTCTTAAAAGTTGTATTTCTGAAATGCAAGTAATTTAGAGATCTTTTATCTGGAAACATATTGATGGGATATCGTTACCTCAACCACACCAAGTAATTTAGAAATCTATCATCATTTCTCGATAAATCATCCATTGTATCTCTCTGCGTTTTGCTCATGAAGGATACTATTTCATTCTACTTTTCTAATTTCTGTGACCATGTTTCTCTTACTAAGCTCAAGGCTGAACTTTCTTGGTGTGGTTGAGGAAGTTTTCATTCCAAACAAAAGGAATAAAAATGATGATAGATTTGGTTTTGTCAGATTCTCCGAAGTTAAGAACTTGGCTAAGCTTGTTTCTGATCTTGATAGTCTATAGTTTGAAACGTACAAATTGAGAAGTCGCTTGGCTTTGTTTTCTAAATCTGACGGAAATCCGATGGGTAAGAGGAGGAACATTCGTGTTCATCATAAGAAGAAGAAAAAGTCTTTGAATCTCTTTTTGCAACCTGTGCCGACTATCTTGTGGTCAACAAGGTATTTTTTTAAAGACGCTCTATTGAAAGGAAACTCTAACGCAACAGGTGCCTCAAATGTTTGTGTGACATCTCCTTACTTCTCTAGGTTGAAAGTTAGTGAAGATGATTTGAGATTAAGGTGGCTCTCTCCTTGCCTAGTATGTGTGCTTAATACATCAATGTTATTTGAAAAAGTTGAGTTTTTTATTTTTGGATTCTCTTATATCAATCTCTCCAAGTTAAAGGGAGGGTTCATCCTTGTAAAGATTAAAGAAATTCAT from Lathyrus oleraceus cultivar Zhongwan6 chromosome 7, CAAS_Psat_ZW6_1.0, whole genome shotgun sequence encodes the following:
- the LOC127108423 gene encoding NEDD8-specific protease 1, encoding MGKSDADEKILSYNDVVLRRSDLDILSGPYYLNDRIIEFYLSYLSSSHPSQDILLVPPSIAFWILQCPFAEALKDFLEPLHLSEKELVLFPVNNNEDVNAAEGGSHWSLLAYYRNANLFVHHDSCRSLNSEPAKKLYKAVVGYVGSSESGAEARFLECTDSPRQVNGYDCGLYVTAIARAICDWRVNSIKTDANDLWFSVVKERVTPSAVHCMRTEILVLIRDLMAKHSGKHAQE